Genomic window (Chondrocystis sp. NIES-4102):
TGGAAAATAATTACAGCCAAAGAAAAAATTAGCTTTTAGCCTTGATGCGCAGCTAACCCGTGATAGATAGCTTTTAGCTTTTAATTGCTAATTAATCGATAATTATCATTCCCCACTACCCGACTCCTGACTCCTAACTTCTGACTTCTTGGTGCATTCGCTCAAGGCATGGAAACCAACAAGATCGCGATGCACCGCTCCTGACTTCTGACTCCTGACTCCTGACTTCTGACTCCTGACTCCTGACTCCTGACTCCTGACTCCTGACTCCTGACTCCTGACTCCTGACTTAAAAATTAATACCATGCCTGCTAATTAGTTTAGCTATAATTTGCTAGACTAAAAAATTATCGTTTGGTTCAATAGTACTATAAAAAGCATGGGTATTAACATAGTTAATTTAGTTGGTAGAGCAGGGGCTGCTCCAGAAATCATTCATTTTCAATCAGGCTCGGTTTTATGTAAACTACCTTTAGCGGTTAGCCGTCGCACTCGTAATAACGATCAACCAGACTGGTTTAATTTGGAAATATGGGGAAAGACAGCAGAAATAGCAGGAAACTATGTTACAAAGGGCAAATTAATTGGAGTTCAAGGATCTTTAAAAATTGAAACTTGGACAGATAAAAATACAGGTGGAATACGTTCACGTCCAACTATAAAAGTAGATCGTTTAGAATTATTAGGTTCAAAGAATGATAGCGATCCTAATGCAGTCAGTGGGTATCCAGAATAAAATTATTATCCTTAATAACTGTGGTTAATGGGAGCAAAAGTGCGTAGAGCCAGGTAAATAAACCTCTCCATCTGCTAGGTACGTGTATAAATAAAGGCTGGGGAGGTTTAATAATCAAAGGGATTAAGAAAGTTGAAGTTGCTAGGTAGAGATCATGTCTATATTCTGATTTTATTAGTTGCTGCTGTAATTCTCTATACTTTTAATTTAGGAGAATTGCCCTTAAGAGATTGGGATGAAGGTATTGTTGCAGGAGTAGCCCGTAACATTTGGCGTAGTTCTTCTGATTTAACTTGGCTTTATCCCACCATTAATTATGATCAACCCTATTGGAATAAACCGCCTTTAATACATGGATTAATTGCCCTTAGTTATAATTGCTTTGGAGTTAGTGAATGGAGTACAAGAATAGTTCCAGCCTTACTGTCAGCTTTCTCTGTACCATTATTGTACAAAATTGGGCGAGAAATATTTAATACCCGTTTAGCTGCGCTGTTATCTGCACTGGTATATTTAACACTGTTGCCAGTAGCGCGTCATGGTAGAGTAGCAATGTTAGATGGAGCGATCGCCTGTTGGTTTTGTGGGGCGATTTGGTGTTTACTGCGTGCTAAAAAGCATTCTGGCTGGTTATTGGGTACAGGGTTGGGTATCGGCTTAATCTGCCTGACTAAGGGGTTAATGATGGGGCTGTTGTTGGGGGGTATAGCTTTACTATTTATACTCTGGGACAATCCTAGATTAATATTTAATCCGTATCTATGGGGGGGATTAGCTTTAGGAATTTTCCCTGCGATCGCTTGGTATGGGATGCAGTATTTACATTATGGGCAACAATTTTTAGGAATCAGCTTAGGGAAACAGACCTTTAACCGCATTTGGCAGCCTGTTAGCGATGCTAGATCGCCTATTTGGTATTATTTCTTGGAAATGATTAAATACACCCTTCCCTGGCTCATATTTCTGCCGAACGGTGTAAAATTAGCTTGCCATAATCTACATCAAAGTTGGGCAAAATTAGCTTTAGTTTGGAGTGGGGTATATTTATTAGCTATTTCCCTGATGGTTACGAAATTACCCTGGTATATAATTCCTCTTTATCCTGGATTATCTCTTTTAATAGGCGCAAGTTTAGCTAATGCAATTGCCACAGAGAAATATCCTAGATTTTGGCAAATATCCCTAGGTTTAGTTGCGATAATTATTTGGATAGCCACTATTTACTATGGTTTTATCGCGACAGAAGACAATAAGGATTTAAGTAGGATTTTATTAGTTTTAGCTTTTAGTCTTACCCTCGCCTCAGTATTAATTTGCCTATCCTCGCGTTATTTTCTTGCTGTAACTATAGCTGGATTTTATCTAACTTTACTGCTGTTGTTTAATTCCCGTTACTGGCTATGGGAACTATCAGAAACATTTCCAGTCCAACCCATAGCAACGATCATCAAACAATATACCCCTGCAAGAGAAACCATCTATACCAGTTATCCTAATTTACGCCCTGCTTTAGAATTTTATAGCGATCGCCTGATAATTCCAGCTTCAGATGCACAAATCAAACAATATTGGCAAACAACTACACCAATCTATTTGCTAGTAAATCCAGACGCGATCGCCAGATTAAATTTAAATCCCCATATAACTTTAGGAACGAAAGCCCATAATGTAGAATGGCAAATTATTACGAAGTCAGAGTCAGCAAGTCGTTCCACGGTGAGACAGTAGCGGTGCGGAGGTTTCCCCCGTTGATCCTACTGTTGAACCCGAAGGGCGCAGTCTGTGTGACTAATCAGTAATTACTTGGTAATCAACAATAATATTTGCTACCTGAACAGGTAAAATCTTTTCTATAAATTACCGAAGATCGAGTAACTGTGGATTTAAAATATGCTTTAGTACATGAATGGCTTACTCCTAAAGCTACAGGAGGATCAGAGTTAGTCGTAAAAGAGATTTTGCAACATCTAGATGCCGATCTTTACGCTTTGATAGACTTTGAATCAGTTAATCCCGAAAGCTATCTTTATCAAAGGAAAATAGGGACTACATTTTTACAAAAATTTCCCCAGGCTCGTAATGGAGTACAGAAATACTTACCCTTATTACCATTAGCCATAGAACAACTAGATCTTAGAAAGTACGATGTAATTTTGTCTTCTTCCCATGCGGTAGCCAAAGGGGTATTAACCAATCCCTATCAATTACATATTTGCTATTGCCATACTCCTATGCGTTATGCCTGGGATTTAACCTTTGACTACTTGAAAAGCGATCGCAACGGTCAGGGAATCAAAGGAATCATTGCCAGATATATTTTACATCGTCTGCGTCAATGGGATGTCGTCTCTGCTAACCGAGTTGATCATTTTATCGCTAATTCCCAACATACTGCTAAACGAATTTGGCGTTGTTATCGTCGTGAAGCAAAAGTCATTTATCCACCTGTAAATATAGATAAATTTGAGTTTGATCCTAATAAAGAAGATTTTTATCTGACAATTTCACGTTTAGTAAGCTATAAACAAATATGCTTAATTGTCAAAGCATTCAATGAACTAAAAAAACCCTTGGTAATTATTGGTTCAGGTTCTCAATTAGAAGAAATACGCCAACTCGCTCAGTCCCACATTCAAGTTTTAGGTTGGCAACCCCAAGATATAGTCAACAAATACATAACTAAAGCCAAAGCGTTTGTGTATGCTGCCTGTGAAGACTTTGGTATTGCCCTAGTGGAAGCACAGGCTTGTGGTACACCCGTAATCGCCTATGGTCAAGGAGGTGCTAAAGAAACAGTTCAAGATATTCGTACCTATCCTCAAACTGGAACAGGTTTACTTTTCGAGAGTCAAAATCCCGAATCATTAATCAAAGCGGTAAAAACTTTTGAACAATTACAAAATAAAATCAACCCAACAAATTGTCGCTTGCAAGCAAACAAGTTTAGCCCGACAATCTTTAATCAATCCTACTTAAAATTTATCGAGGATTGTAGTAAAAAGTGGCAAGAGTCTAATTGAAAATTTAAATTTTTCTAGATTCGGAAATTATCAACCGATTAAGACTCGATCAGCTTATTATTGGACAAGTGTGGTGTGATGTGTGAAGGAGTAAGATGACTGCTAATAGCCAACTTATTTCGGTCAAAATAGTACAGGGACTGATCAGAAAAGGTTATCAATCTTGTCTTAATGTCTCTAAATTGAATTTATTTTCCTCTGTTTTGAACGGAAATCTTGTTAAACGTATATTTGATATATTTTTTGCTTTATTTATTCTCATCGTATTTTCTCCCCTGTATTTGATCTTGATGATTTTAATTGCCCTCAATTCTAAAGGGCCAATTTTTTACGTCCAACAAAGAGTTGGCAAAGATCATCGGCTTTTCCACTGCTACAAATTTAGAACTATGGTACATAATGCCGATCAAATGCTAGAAACAATTATGGAAGATTCTCAACAAATGCGTGAGGAATTTCAAGATAGTTTTAAACTAAAGCAAGACCCTAGAATTACTAAAATAGGTAAATTTTTACGTCTGACTAGCCTTGATGAGTTTCCTCAATTTTGGAACGTTCTTAAGGGGGAAATGAGTGTAGTAGGGCCGAGACCATTAGTACCTGAAGAGTTACCTAGATACGGGAATAAAATCAATACTGTACTCACTATTCGACCAGGTATAACTGGTTTATGGCAAGTATCAGGCAGAAATGATATTCCTTATCCTAAAAGAGTCCGCATCGATGTTTATTATGCCACCAGTCATAATTGGTTATTGGATCTTTGGATTGTTTTTAAAACTATTGGTGTAATCATTTTTCCGCGCAACAATGGTGCTTATTAAAACTGTGGATTAACTAAATCTTTGATCTGAATTTTATCTTTAATTAAGATTAATTGGATAAGTATTAGTGTGGCTGCATTAAGTGTGGCTGCATTATTATAGGGGTGGTAACATATTTGTCAGAAAATTTGACAATAAATTAGGAAATTATAATTAAATGAGTGAGTGTAAAGTCGCCTTAATCACGGGAATTACTGGTCAAGATGGTTCTTATCTAAGTGAGTTTTTATTGGCACAAGATTATCAAGTTCATGGGATTATTCGGCGCACTTCTACATTTAATACCGATCGCATTGACCATTTATACGTTGATCCTCATGATCCAGAAGCTAGAATTTTTCTACATTATGGTGATTTAACTGACGGTACTACCTTAAGAAGAATTTTAGAAGAAGTTAAACCAATTGAAATCTATAATTTAGGCGCACAGTCCCATGTGAGGGTAAGTTTTGATTCCCCTGAATACACTGTAGATTCGGTGGGGATGGGAACTTTACGTTTATTAGAAGCAATCAGAGATTATCAGCAACGTACAGGAATTGAAGTAAAATTTTATCAAGCAGGCTCATCGGAGATGTTTGGCAAAGTTCAGGAAGTGCCTCAAAAAGAGACTACACCCTTTTATCCTCGAAGTCCCTACGCTTGTGCTAAGGTATACGCCCATTGGCAAACAGTCAATTATCGTGAATCTTATGATTTGTTTGCCTGTAATGGTATCCTGTTTAATCATGAATCGCCTCGGCGCGGAGAAACCTTTGTCACTCGTAAAATTACTAGGGCTGTAGCTCGCATAATTGAAGGTACACAGAAAAAACTCTATTTAGGTAATTTGGATTCTAAAAGAGACTGGGGATACGCCAAAGACTATGTTCAGGCTATGTGGTTGATGTTGCAACAAGAACATCCAGACGATTATGTAGTTGCTACAGGAGAAACCTATCAAATTCGAGACTTTTTAGATGTTGCTTTTAGTTATGTAAATTTAGATTGGCATGATTATGTAGCTTTTGATCCTCGTTATCTTCGTCCTGCGGAAGTGGAATTATTGATTGGCGATCCTACTAAAACCAAGGAAAAATTAGGTTGGCAACCTTCCGTTACCTTTGAAGAATTAGTTAAATTAATGGTCAATGCTGATTTAGCTGCCCTCAACTTACCTACTCCTGATGGCAGTATAAATGAAGATAACGCCCATTTGCGTCGCTATCTTGCCACGATTGTTGATTAAAAATATTTTGCTTTCCTATCAAGCCGATGTTAAATTTACAAGACAAAAAAATTCTGGTTACAGGTGGGGCTGGATTTCTAGGTAAACAGGTTGTAGAACAACTGTGTCAAGCAGGAGCGAATAAA
Coding sequences:
- a CDS encoding group 1 glycosyl transferase → MDLKYALVHEWLTPKATGGSELVVKEILQHLDADLYALIDFESVNPESYLYQRKIGTTFLQKFPQARNGVQKYLPLLPLAIEQLDLRKYDVILSSSHAVAKGVLTNPYQLHICYCHTPMRYAWDLTFDYLKSDRNGQGIKGIIARYILHRLRQWDVVSANRVDHFIANSQHTAKRIWRCYRREAKVIYPPVNIDKFEFDPNKEDFYLTISRLVSYKQICLIVKAFNELKKPLVIIGSGSQLEEIRQLAQSHIQVLGWQPQDIVNKYITKAKAFVYAACEDFGIALVEAQACGTPVIAYGQGGAKETVQDIRTYPQTGTGLLFESQNPESLIKAVKTFEQLQNKINPTNCRLQANKFSPTIFNQSYLKFIEDCSKKWQESN
- the ssb gene encoding single-stranded DNA-binding protein: MGINIVNLVGRAGAAPEIIHFQSGSVLCKLPLAVSRRTRNNDQPDWFNLEIWGKTAEIAGNYVTKGKLIGVQGSLKIETWTDKNTGGIRSRPTIKVDRLELLGSKNDSDPNAVSGYPE
- a CDS encoding family 39 glycosyl transferase codes for the protein MKLLGRDHVYILILLVAAVILYTFNLGELPLRDWDEGIVAGVARNIWRSSSDLTWLYPTINYDQPYWNKPPLIHGLIALSYNCFGVSEWSTRIVPALLSAFSVPLLYKIGREIFNTRLAALLSALVYLTLLPVARHGRVAMLDGAIACWFCGAIWCLLRAKKHSGWLLGTGLGIGLICLTKGLMMGLLLGGIALLFILWDNPRLIFNPYLWGGLALGIFPAIAWYGMQYLHYGQQFLGISLGKQTFNRIWQPVSDARSPIWYYFLEMIKYTLPWLIFLPNGVKLACHNLHQSWAKLALVWSGVYLLAISLMVTKLPWYIIPLYPGLSLLIGASLANAIATEKYPRFWQISLGLVAIIIWIATIYYGFIATEDNKDLSRILLVLAFSLTLASVLICLSSRYFLAVTIAGFYLTLLLLFNSRYWLWELSETFPVQPIATIIKQYTPARETIYTSYPNLRPALEFYSDRLIIPASDAQIKQYWQTTTPIYLLVNPDAIARLNLNPHITLGTKAHNVEWQIITKSESASRSTVRQ
- a CDS encoding undecaprenyl-phosphate galactose phosphotransferase, producing the protein MTANSQLISVKIVQGLIRKGYQSCLNVSKLNLFSSVLNGNLVKRIFDIFFALFILIVFSPLYLILMILIALNSKGPIFYVQQRVGKDHRLFHCYKFRTMVHNADQMLETIMEDSQQMREEFQDSFKLKQDPRITKIGKFLRLTSLDEFPQFWNVLKGEMSVVGPRPLVPEELPRYGNKINTVLTIRPGITGLWQVSGRNDIPYPKRVRIDVYYATSHNWLLDLWIVFKTIGVIIFPRNNGAY
- a CDS encoding GDP-mannose 4,6-dehydratase, which translates into the protein MSECKVALITGITGQDGSYLSEFLLAQDYQVHGIIRRTSTFNTDRIDHLYVDPHDPEARIFLHYGDLTDGTTLRRILEEVKPIEIYNLGAQSHVRVSFDSPEYTVDSVGMGTLRLLEAIRDYQQRTGIEVKFYQAGSSEMFGKVQEVPQKETTPFYPRSPYACAKVYAHWQTVNYRESYDLFACNGILFNHESPRRGETFVTRKITRAVARIIEGTQKKLYLGNLDSKRDWGYAKDYVQAMWLMLQQEHPDDYVVATGETYQIRDFLDVAFSYVNLDWHDYVAFDPRYLRPAEVELLIGDPTKTKEKLGWQPSVTFEELVKLMVNADLAALNLPTPDGSINEDNAHLRRYLATIVD